The stretch of DNA TAGTTGAAAGCGTAACGCTTTTTACATAGGTTCCTTTTGCTGCAGAAGGTTTAAGCTTCATAATTGTTTGAATAAGTTCTTGAGCATTTTCAACAAGTTTGTCAGCTTCGAAAGAAGCTCTACCTACTGTTGTGTGTACTATACCGTACTTATCAACTTTAAAATCAATTTTACCTGCTTTTACTTCTGTAACAGCTTTGCCAATTTCCATGGTTACAGTACCAGATTTTGGGTTAGGCATTAATCCTCTTGGTCCTAAAACCTTTCCTAGAGCACCAACTTTACCCATTACACTCGGCATTGTAATAATCACATCGATATCAGTCCAACCGCCTTTTATTTTTTCAATAAATT from Flavobacteriales bacterium encodes:
- a CDS encoding 50S ribosomal protein L1, with product MARLTKNMKQALSKFDTSKEYSLDEAAKIVKDVTYTKFDSSVDIAVKLGVDPRKANQMVRGTVALPNGVGKDVRVLVLCTPDKEAEAKEAGADHVGLDEFIEKIKGGWTDIDVIITMPSVMGKVGALGKVLGPRGLMPNPKSGTVTMEIGKAVTEVKAGKIDFKVDKYGIVHTTVGRASFEADKLVENAQELIQTIMKLKPSAAKGTYVKSVTLSTTMSPGVKVEPKSLTV